One Fusobacterium varium genomic window, ACTTTTAAAATACATATATATTCTTGGGAATGTTCCAAAAAATATTCCTAAAGGGAGAGCTAAAAAAACTGTAATTGAAAATCCTATTCCTATTCTCTTTAAACTTATTCCTATATGCTTTATTAACTTTCCATTTTCTATAAGTTTTAAAAAAGATTCCCATATCTTTAGTGGAGAAGGAATTATATAACTATTCCATAGATTAAAAAATGATCCTATCCCCCATATAAGAAAGATAAGAGTAAAAATATATACTCCCTTTATATTTAACCTTTTCAAAAATTATCACCTTCTTTTAAATAATATAAAAATGCTGTCAAGAAGATTTGAACCTTCTATTCAGCATTTCTATATTAATTCTCCATATTCTATAAGATATATTTATCTAAATTTTCCTCTTCATTCTCTTTCTTAAATATCTTCTTAACAAAGTTCACATCTACATTTACTTTTTTCTTTTCCTCATAAGGTGCTTCATACATAACCTCTCTCAACAACTCTTCAATTACAGATGCCAATCTTCTTGCTCCAATATTTTCTATTTTTTCATTCATTTGAGCAGTCAATTCAGCAACTCTTTCAATAGCTCCCTTTGTAAAAGTAAGTTCTACATTATCAGTTGCTAACATAGCTTTATATTGTTCTAAAAGATTATACTCTACATCTGTTAAAATTTTAATAAAGTCCTCTTTCTCAAGGTTTTTAAGTTTTACTCTAACTGGAAATCTTCCTTGAAGTTCTGGCATCAAATCAGATGGTGAACTTTGAGTAAATGCACCTGCTGCAATAAATAGAATATGATCTGTTTTAACAGGTCCAAGTTTAGTCATTACTGTACTTCCTTCAACTATTGGAAGTATATCTCTTTGAACTCCTTGTCTTGAAACTTCTCCCTTTCCTACTCCATCTCTTTCTGCTATCTTATCTATCTCATCAATAAAGATTATTCCATTATTTTCAACATTATCTATCACTTCTTCATTTAAACTGTCTAAATCTAATTTTTTTTCTACCTCTTCATTAATAAAAATTTCAATAGCATTTTTTACATTAGTTGTAAGCTTTCTATTTTTTCCAGTTACATTTGACATCACTTGATCCAATATGCTTCCTATTCCAGATGCCTCATCTCCACCAGAAACAACCTCTATTATAGGCATCTCCATATCTTTTCTTGTTTTTTCTATCTCAATCTCTTGATCATCATAGATTCCTTGATTTATATCTTCCATTATCTTTTCTTTCTCTTCATCATTTAAAGAGTCATAAGGTTTTAAAATTTTAGCAACCTTTTCTAAAGCAATATCATATACCTCATCTCTCAGATCAATATATTTTTGCTCTTTCATCTTTCTGTAAGTTACAGATACAAGATCTTTGATTATACTTTCTACATCTTTTCCTACATATCCAACCTCTGTATATTTAGTTGCTTCAACTTTTAAAAATGGAGCATTGGCAATTTTAGCTATTCTTCTAGCAATTTCAGTTTTTCCTACTCCTGTAGGTCCCATCAAAATTATATTTTTAGGAGTTATTTCCTTTCTCAATTCCTCATTATCTATACTTTTTCTTCTATCTCTATTTCTTAAAGAGATTGCTACATATTTTTTAGCTTCATCTTGTGATATTATATATTTATTTAGTTCCTCAACTATTTTTTGAGGAGTAAGTCCTTTTATCATGTTATCTCCCTCAACTATTTATTTTTTACATATGTTTATTATATCACAAAGTTTTAAAAATTTTCATACTTTAATTAATAAGATTTTTAGATAGAACCATTTAAAAATGGAATAATATAGTTATATTATTTTTATTAAACTTTATAAGTTTTTCTTCTAATTCCTCTTTAATTATTTAATCTATTTAATGCTTAATTTTTAAAAATTATATAATTAATTTGTAACAATTAGCATTCACCGTTGCCAAAAATCTATAAAAATATAGAAAATTGTTTATTTCCTTCTTCATAGAATCCGATTTTGCCGTAGCTACTTTCGTTTGATATGACTCTCCAAAGGCTTAAATTCGGATACAACGAATCCTACACATTAGCATTTTCTTGTTTGTGAAATTATGCTAATTTATACACAGATAAATTTATTGCTGCGTTTAAATCTCTATCAATAACTGCTCCACAATGTGGACATCTATAAATTCTATCTTTTAGTTTTAAATCTCTTTTTATAGAATTACATCGACTACAAGTTTTTGATGATGGATAAAACCTATCTACTATAACTAGTTCAATTCCATTTAATTTTGATTTATAAGTTATATATTGTCTAAACTTATGAAAACATTGTTTTCTTACTGAATCAGATAGATGCTTATTTTTCATCATTCCAATAACATTCAAATCTTCTATTACAATTCTGTATGGTTTGGTTTTCACTATACTTGTTGTAACTTGATGAAGATGGTTATTTCTAATATTAACTAATTTTCTATGTATTAGTTTTGTCGTTTCCTCTAATTTTTCTATATTTTTAGTTTTTATAAATTGACAACTTCCTCCTTTCATAATTTTATTTAATTCATATTTTCTACTAATTTGCCTTTGTTTCTGTTTTAATCTTTTTTCTAATTTTTTAACTTCTTTAGTTTTATTGATATTTTTAAAAACTTTTCCATCTGAACAAACAGCTAAATCTTTTAATCCTAAATCTATTCCCAATGAAATATCTGTTAATTCTTCCTGTTTTTTATTAACTTCTACTCCAACAGATAGATACCAATATTTATTATCATAAGTAATTCTAGGATTATTATATTTAACATCCCTTGGTATTTGTTCATTTGTTTTTATCCAACCCACTTTTTCAATTAGTACTTTTTTCTCTTTAACTTTTAATTTTGAAGTATCATTGTAAAAACTAGGTTTGCTTTTCTTTTTGCTTTTAAATTTTGGTTTCTTAGCTAAACCTTTAAAAAATCTTTTATAGGCATTACAAGCATCTTTTACAGCTTGTTTAGCAACATTATTTGACACTTCATTTAACCAAATTAGTTCTGACTTTTTTAGTTGAGTTAATTCTTTTCTTATGATTCCATCGCTAATAAATTTTCCACCATTTCTATAATTTTCTTCTTGTTTTGTAAGAGTGTAATTATAGATAAATCTAGCAATTCCTACAGATTGCCACAATTTTTGTTCTTGCTCTTTAGTTGGATAAAGTCTAACTTTTTTTGCAAGTATCATTTTCTATTAACTCCTTAATCGTTTTTTATATTAATCTATATATCTTTAATAACAGTTCTCTCCCCCGCCAAGAAAGTCTTTTTCTATTTATCTTCTACTATTTAATTGTTTCAATTCTTCAAATATTATCTTACTTCCAAGGATAATATCTTCATATTCTATCTCTTCAGCTTTATTATGGCTCACTCCATCTTTACAAGGAATAAATACCATTCCAGTAGGTGCTATATCCCAAAACTTCATTGCATCATGTCCAGCACCACTATTCATAATCTTATGTTCTATTCCTAATTTAGTTGCTACTTCACTTAATTCATTTTTTAAATTTTCATCTAATTTTACTGGAATAGCCTTTGAAATATTATCCAATTCATAATTTAGATTTCTTTTTTTACAAACTTCATCTACAAATTTAACTATCTCATCATCTATTCTATCAATACTATCTTTCTCTACTCCTCTAATATCTAGCCCCATTTTTACTCTACCAGACACAACATTAAAAGCATTTGGATAATTTCCTAAATACCCTACTGTTCCTACACTACTATGAATAGATTCTCTCTTTGCTATATTTTCCAATTCAATAATTATCTCTCCAGCTGCACAAAGAGCATCTTGTCTCATTCCCATTGGTGTTGCTCCTGAATGATCTTGTCTACCATCTATTGTAAGCCAGTATCTTGTTGCTGCTGCTATGGAATTAATTATCCCTATTTTTAATCCTTCATCTTCTAAAATTCTACCTTGTTCAATATGAAGTTCAAAATAGTTTAAAACTCCCTCTATCTTTCTGCACTCTGGGTTGTAGCCTCTAAATCTTAATGCTTCATATAGAGATACTCTCTCTGTATTTTCTACTTTTTTCATCTTTTCAATTTGAAGTTTCTTAGTTATAAGTCCACTTCCAACTGTTGCTATTCCAAAAGAGCTAGATTCTTCACATCTAAAAGCTACAACTTTTAGAGGAATATTTAAGTTGTTATCTTTTATCCATTTTAATATTAAAAGCCCTGCTAATACTCCAGCTACTCCATCATATCTTCCACCACTTATAACTGAATCAAGATGTGAACCAATCAGATAATACTCACTGTAATTCTCACCATATACATATGTATTACCAACCTCATCACTAGAATATTTTAATCCCATCTCCCTAGCAAAGTTTCTAATAGCTCCGTGCATTACATCTTCATTTTTAGTGTAACCTAATCTTG contains:
- the hslU gene encoding ATP-dependent protease ATPase subunit HslU translates to MIKGLTPQKIVEELNKYIISQDEAKKYVAISLRNRDRRKSIDNEELRKEITPKNIILMGPTGVGKTEIARRIAKIANAPFLKVEATKYTEVGYVGKDVESIIKDLVSVTYRKMKEQKYIDLRDEVYDIALEKVAKILKPYDSLNDEEKEKIMEDINQGIYDDQEIEIEKTRKDMEMPIIEVVSGGDEASGIGSILDQVMSNVTGKNRKLTTNVKNAIEIFINEEVEKKLDLDSLNEEVIDNVENNGIIFIDEIDKIAERDGVGKGEVSRQGVQRDILPIVEGSTVMTKLGPVKTDHILFIAAGAFTQSSPSDLMPELQGRFPVRVKLKNLEKEDFIKILTDVEYNLLEQYKAMLATDNVELTFTKGAIERVAELTAQMNEKIENIGARRLASVIEELLREVMYEAPYEEKKKVNVDVNFVKKIFKKENEEENLDKYIL
- a CDS encoding transposase, coding for MILAKKVRLYPTKEQEQKLWQSVGIARFIYNYTLTKQEENYRNGGKFISDGIIRKELTQLKKSELIWLNEVSNNVAKQAVKDACNAYKRFFKGLAKKPKFKSKKKSKPSFYNDTSKLKVKEKKVLIEKVGWIKTNEQIPRDVKYNNPRITYDNKYWYLSVGVEVNKKQEELTDISLGIDLGLKDLAVCSDGKVFKNINKTKEVKKLEKRLKQKQRQISRKYELNKIMKGGSCQFIKTKNIEKLEETTKLIHRKLVNIRNNHLHQVTTSIVKTKPYRIVIEDLNVIGMMKNKHLSDSVRKQCFHKFRQYITYKSKLNGIELVIVDRFYPSSKTCSRCNSIKRDLKLKDRIYRCPHCGAVIDRDLNAAINLSVYKLA
- a CDS encoding M20 family metallo-hydrolase, with the translated sequence MLDIDVIKRWFDYLYSIGADETGGVTRLGYTKNEDVMHGAIRNFAREMGLKYSSDEVGNTYVYGENYSEYYLIGSHLDSVISGGRYDGVAGVLAGLLILKWIKDNNLNIPLKVVAFRCEESSSFGIATVGSGLITKKLQIEKMKKVENTERVSLYEALRFRGYNPECRKIEGVLNYFELHIEQGRILEDEGLKIGIINSIAAATRYWLTIDGRQDHSGATPMGMRQDALCAAGEIIIELENIAKRESIHSSVGTVGYLGNYPNAFNVVSGRVKMGLDIRGVEKDSIDRIDDEIVKFVDEVCKKRNLNYELDNISKAIPVKLDENLKNELSEVATKLGIEHKIMNSGAGHDAMKFWDIAPTGMVFIPCKDGVSHNKAEEIEYEDIILGSKIIFEELKQLNSRR